In a genomic window of Chryseobacterium sp. G0162:
- a CDS encoding aconitate hydratase, which translates to MTFDIDMIKKVYERYPERIASARQIVGKPLTLSEKILYTHLWEGNATQAYERGNSYVDFAPDRVAMQDATAQMALLQFMQAGKTKVAVPSTAHADHLIQAKVGADKDLQEGINKNSEVFNFLSSVCDKYGIGFWKPGAGIIHQVVLENYAFPGGMMIGTDSHTVNAGGLGMVAIGVGGADAVDVMAGMAWELKMPKLIGVKLTGKMNGWTSAKDVILKVAGILTVKGGTGCIVEYFGEGAESLSATGKGTICNMGAEIGATTSTFGYDDSMRRYLAATGRQDVVDAADKIAEHLTGDAEVYANPEQYFDQLIEINLSELTPHLNGPFTPDLATPVAEFRAKAEANGWPLEVEWALIGSCTNSSYEDLSRAASIVEDAVSKGVKPKAILGINPGSEQVKFTAERDGFLDSFRKFENARIFTNACGPCIGQWDREGAEKGEKNSIIHSFNRNFAKRADGNPNTHAFVASPEMVAAVAISGRLDFNPITDTLTNQAGEQVKLNEPKGFELPAKGFAVDDNGYQAPSEDGSSVVVNVSPTSDRLQLLEEFPAWDGKNITGAKVLIKAFGKCTTDHISMAGPWLKYRGHLDNISNNMLIGAVNAYNMETNHVKNELTGEYGEVPAVQRAYKAAGVPTIVVGDQNYGEGSSREHAAMEPRHLGVKAVLVKSFARIHETNLKKQGMLGITFANEADYDKIQEDDTVNFLDLDQFAPGKQLTLEFVHKDGTKDIIMANHTYNDQQIDWFKAGSALNLIKQQEK; encoded by the coding sequence ATGACTTTTGATATTGATATGATCAAAAAGGTGTATGAGCGCTATCCTGAGAGAATTGCTTCGGCAAGACAAATCGTGGGAAAACCTCTTACCCTTTCAGAAAAAATTCTTTACACCCACCTTTGGGAAGGAAATGCTACACAGGCATATGAAAGAGGAAACTCTTATGTAGATTTTGCACCGGACAGAGTAGCCATGCAGGATGCAACAGCACAAATGGCGCTTTTACAGTTCATGCAGGCTGGAAAAACCAAAGTAGCTGTTCCTTCTACAGCTCATGCGGATCACCTGATCCAGGCGAAAGTAGGTGCTGATAAAGATCTACAGGAAGGTATTAACAAAAACTCTGAGGTGTTCAACTTCTTAAGTTCTGTATGTGATAAATACGGAATCGGATTCTGGAAGCCGGGAGCAGGGATTATTCACCAGGTGGTATTGGAAAACTATGCTTTCCCTGGAGGAATGATGATTGGAACTGACTCTCACACCGTAAACGCCGGTGGACTAGGAATGGTTGCTATTGGAGTAGGAGGTGCTGATGCAGTAGATGTAATGGCGGGAATGGCCTGGGAACTTAAAATGCCAAAACTTATCGGGGTTAAATTAACCGGTAAAATGAACGGCTGGACTTCTGCTAAAGATGTGATCTTAAAAGTAGCAGGAATTCTTACTGTAAAAGGAGGTACAGGATGTATTGTAGAATACTTCGGTGAAGGGGCAGAATCTCTTTCTGCAACAGGTAAAGGTACCATCTGTAATATGGGTGCTGAAATCGGAGCTACCACTTCTACTTTCGGTTACGATGATTCAATGAGAAGATATCTGGCTGCTACTGGAAGACAGGATGTAGTGGATGCTGCTGATAAAATAGCTGAACACCTAACAGGTGATGCTGAAGTATATGCCAACCCTGAACAATATTTCGATCAATTAATTGAAATAAACCTTTCTGAGCTGACTCCACACTTAAACGGACCTTTCACTCCGGACTTAGCGACTCCAGTTGCTGAATTCAGAGCTAAAGCTGAGGCTAACGGATGGCCATTAGAAGTGGAATGGGCACTTATTGGTTCTTGTACCAACTCTTCGTATGAAGATTTATCAAGAGCTGCTTCTATTGTAGAAGATGCAGTATCCAAAGGAGTAAAGCCTAAAGCAATCTTAGGAATTAATCCAGGTTCTGAGCAGGTGAAATTCACAGCAGAAAGAGACGGATTCTTAGATTCCTTCAGAAAATTTGAAAATGCAAGAATCTTTACCAATGCTTGTGGGCCATGTATCGGACAATGGGACAGAGAAGGGGCTGAAAAAGGAGAGAAAAACTCTATTATTCACTCTTTTAACAGAAACTTTGCGAAAAGAGCTGATGGTAACCCCAATACTCATGCATTTGTAGCGTCTCCAGAAATGGTAGCAGCTGTTGCGATCTCTGGTAGACTGGATTTCAATCCGATTACTGATACTTTAACAAACCAAGCAGGTGAACAGGTAAAACTTAACGAGCCTAAAGGTTTCGAATTACCTGCAAAAGGATTTGCTGTGGACGACAACGGATATCAGGCTCCATCAGAAGATGGATCAAGTGTTGTTGTTAACGTAAGTCCTACTTCAGACCGACTTCAATTATTAGAGGAATTCCCGGCTTGGGATGGTAAAAATATTACCGGGGCTAAAGTATTGATCAAAGCTTTCGGAAAATGTACGACCGACCATATTTCTATGGCTGGGCCATGGTTGAAATACAGAGGTCATCTTGACAATATTTCCAACAACATGCTGATCGGAGCTGTAAATGCTTACAATATGGAAACCAACCACGTTAAAAATGAATTAACGGGTGAATATGGTGAAGTTCCTGCTGTACAAAGAGCTTACAAAGCTGCAGGTGTTCCAACTATTGTTGTAGGAGACCAAAACTATGGGGAAGGGTCTTCAAGAGAGCACGCTGCTATGGAGCCTAGACACCTTGGTGTAAAGGCGGTACTGGTAAAATCATTTGCGAGAATCCACGAAACTAACCTTAAAAAACAAGGGATGTTAGGGATCACTTTTGCTAATGAGGCTGATTATGACAAGATTCAGGAAGATGACACTGTTAATTTCTTAGATCTTGACCAGTTTGCTCCAGGCAAGCAATTAACACTAGAGTTCGTTCACAAAGACGGAACAAAAGATATCATTATGGCTAACCATACTTATAACGATCAACAGATTGATTGGTTCAAAGCTGGTTCTGCCCTAAACTTGATTAAACAACAAGAGAAATAA
- a CDS encoding bifunctional aconitate hydratase 2/2-methylisocitrate dehydratase: MNIYKDYIKEIEERKDQGLHPKPIDGAELLSEIIAQIKDSGNADRTDSLKFFIYNTLPGTTSAAGVKAKFLKEIILGESVVEEISQTFAFELLSHMKGGKSIEVLLDLALGNDSAIAQQAAEVLKTQVFLYEADTNRLKEAYNNGNAIAKEILESYAQAEFFTKLPEVAEEIKVVTFIAGEGDISTDLLSPGNQAHSRSDRELHGKCMITPAAQEEIKALQAQHPDASVMLIAEKGTMGVGSSRMSGVNNVALWTGKQASPYVPFVNIAPIVGGTNGISPIFLTTVDVTGGIGVDLKNWVKKVDENGNPVRNENGDIVLEEAYSVATGTVLTINTKEKKLYNGDQELIDLTKSFTPQKMEFIKAGGSYAIVFGKKLQTFAAQTLGVEAPVVFAPSKEISHEGQGLTAVEKIFNRNAVGTTPGKVLHAGSDVRVQVNIVGSQDTTGLMTSQELESMAATVISPVVDGAYQSGCHTASVWDKKAQANIPKLMKFMNDFGLITARDPKGEYHSMTDVIHKVLNDITVDEWAIIIGGDSHTRMSKGVAFGADSGTVALALATGEASMPIPESVKVTFKGEMKPHMDFRDVVHATQAQMLKQFGGENVFQGRIIEVHIGTLPADQAFTFTDWTAEMKAKASINISEDNTLIESLEIAKGRIQIMIDKGMDNHNKVLQGLIDKANKRIEEIRSGEKPALTPDANAKYYAEVVVDLDVIVEPMIADPDVNNDDVSKRYTHDTIRDLSYYGGEKKVDLGFVGSCMVHKGDLKIVSQMLKNLEKQNGKVEFSAPLVVAAPTYNIIDELKAEGDWELLEKYSGFEFNDNAPKGEARTEYENVMYLERPGCNLCMGNQEKAAKGDTVLATSTRLFQGRVVEDSERKKGESLLASTPVVVLSAIIGRIPSIEEYKAAVEGIDLTTFVPSIKELTSTSAH; encoded by the coding sequence ATGAATATTTATAAGGATTACATCAAAGAGATTGAAGAAAGAAAAGACCAGGGGCTTCATCCAAAGCCAATTGATGGTGCTGAATTACTAAGCGAAATTATTGCACAAATCAAAGACTCAGGTAATGCAGATCGAACGGACTCTCTTAAATTTTTCATCTACAATACCCTACCAGGAACTACAAGTGCAGCAGGTGTAAAAGCTAAATTTTTAAAAGAGATCATTCTAGGTGAATCCGTAGTAGAAGAAATCTCTCAGACTTTTGCTTTCGAATTATTATCTCACATGAAAGGAGGTAAATCAATCGAAGTATTATTAGACTTAGCTTTAGGTAATGATTCTGCTATTGCTCAGCAAGCTGCAGAAGTTCTTAAAACACAGGTTTTCCTTTATGAAGCGGATACCAACCGTTTAAAAGAAGCATACAACAACGGAAATGCAATTGCTAAAGAAATTCTAGAAAGCTATGCACAAGCTGAATTCTTTACTAAACTTCCTGAAGTCGCTGAAGAAATCAAAGTCGTTACTTTTATTGCTGGTGAAGGAGACATTTCTACTGATTTACTTTCTCCGGGTAACCAGGCACACTCAAGATCAGACCGTGAGCTTCACGGTAAATGTATGATTACTCCTGCAGCTCAGGAAGAAATCAAAGCTTTACAGGCACAACATCCTGATGCAAGCGTTATGCTTATCGCTGAAAAAGGAACCATGGGTGTAGGTTCATCCAGAATGTCTGGGGTAAACAATGTGGCTTTATGGACTGGTAAACAAGCTAGCCCTTATGTTCCATTTGTAAATATCGCTCCAATTGTAGGAGGAACAAACGGTATTTCTCCAATCTTCCTTACTACTGTTGACGTTACCGGAGGGATCGGTGTTGACCTTAAGAACTGGGTGAAGAAAGTAGATGAAAACGGAAATCCTGTTCGTAACGAAAATGGTGATATCGTTCTTGAAGAAGCTTATTCAGTAGCTACAGGAACTGTATTAACGATTAATACAAAAGAAAAGAAATTATATAACGGTGATCAGGAACTGATTGACCTTACCAAGTCTTTCACACCACAAAAGATGGAATTCATCAAAGCTGGTGGATCTTACGCCATCGTATTTGGGAAGAAACTACAGACATTCGCAGCTCAGACTTTAGGTGTTGAGGCTCCGGTTGTTTTTGCTCCATCTAAAGAAATTTCTCACGAAGGACAAGGTCTTACAGCTGTTGAAAAGATCTTCAACAGAAATGCTGTAGGAACTACACCAGGAAAAGTATTACATGCTGGTTCTGATGTACGTGTACAGGTAAACATCGTTGGATCTCAGGATACGACGGGTCTTATGACTTCTCAGGAGCTTGAATCAATGGCTGCTACTGTAATCTCTCCAGTGGTAGACGGTGCTTACCAATCAGGTTGTCACACGGCTTCGGTTTGGGATAAAAAAGCACAGGCTAACATTCCTAAGCTAATGAAATTCATGAACGATTTCGGATTAATCACGGCTCGTGACCCGAAAGGTGAATACCACTCAATGACTGACGTTATTCACAAAGTTCTTAATGATATCACTGTAGACGAGTGGGCAATCATCATTGGTGGTGACTCTCACACAAGAATGTCTAAAGGAGTTGCTTTCGGAGCTGACTCAGGAACAGTTGCACTTGCATTAGCTACAGGTGAGGCATCTATGCCAATTCCTGAATCTGTAAAAGTAACGTTCAAAGGAGAAATGAAACCTCACATGGATTTCCGTGATGTGGTACATGCTACTCAGGCTCAGATGTTGAAGCAATTCGGAGGAGAAAACGTATTCCAGGGAAGAATCATTGAGGTTCACATCGGAACACTTCCTGCTGACCAGGCATTTACCTTTACAGACTGGACTGCTGAAATGAAGGCTAAAGCATCTATCAACATTTCTGAAGATAACACCCTAATCGAATCATTGGAAATTGCTAAAGGCAGAATCCAAATCATGATCGACAAGGGAATGGATAACCATAACAAAGTTCTTCAGGGATTAATTGACAAAGCAAATAAGAGAATTGAAGAGATCAGATCTGGTGAAAAACCAGCACTGACTCCTGATGCAAATGCTAAATATTACGCTGAAGTGGTTGTAGATCTTGATGTCATCGTAGAACCTATGATTGCTGACCCGGATGTAAACAATGATGATGTATCTAAGAGATATACTCACGATACTATCAGAGATCTTTCTTACTATGGTGGTGAGAAAAAAGTAGATCTTGGTTTCGTAGGATCTTGTATGGTTCACAAAGGAGACCTTAAGATTGTTTCTCAGATGTTGAAAAATCTTGAAAAACAAAATGGTAAAGTAGAATTTAGCGCACCACTGGTTGTTGCTGCTCCTACTTATAATATCATTGATGAGTTAAAAGCTGAAGGTGACTGGGAATTATTAGAAAAATATTCAGGTTTTGAATTTAATGACAACGCTCCTAAAGGTGAGGCTCGTACAGAATATGAAAATGTAATGTATCTTGAGCGTCCTGGATGTAACCTTTGTATGGGTAACCAGGAAAAGGCAGCAAAAGGAGATACTGTTTTGGCTACTTCAACCCGTCTTTTCCAAGGAAGAGTAGTAGAAGATTCTGAACGTAAAAAAGGAGAATCTCTATTGGCTTCAACTCCGGTTGTTGTTCTTTCTGCCATCATCGGAAGAATCCCGAGCATTGAGGAATACAAAGCAGCAGTTGAAGGGATTGACCTGACAACTTTTGTACCTTCTATTAAGGAATTAACAAGTACAAGCGCTCACTAA
- a CDS encoding WG repeat-containing protein, whose protein sequence is MKNILNVLCIFISISIFSQAKSVKKPIAKNVTKSAVKKEKNAVIRHNPDLVVLNKDLPLLIPKKKGDSFGYVNQNRKFIIQPEYHIAVFFYEDCNLLNSPNEKVRKFGTKDYATVEKNMISYRVDHSGKRVYQFKDSDLGKCKFEEYKQQLFQAYVLNGFYGIIEKSKFVNAADYRQYQIYPQYQYLYIMEGDDVADPMIVASNNDKFGVIDVNNKIIIPFEYSNIKRNFSWKLGKMFEVTKDGKNYYYVDANNKTY, encoded by the coding sequence ATGAAAAATATCCTGAATGTTTTGTGCATTTTTATTTCGATTTCTATTTTCTCTCAGGCTAAATCTGTGAAAAAACCTATAGCGAAAAATGTTACAAAATCCGCTGTGAAAAAGGAGAAAAATGCCGTAATCAGGCATAATCCTGATCTTGTCGTTCTCAATAAAGATCTTCCCCTTCTGATCCCTAAAAAGAAAGGGGATAGCTTCGGGTATGTCAATCAAAACAGAAAATTCATCATTCAACCTGAATACCATATTGCTGTATTTTTTTATGAAGACTGTAATCTTTTGAATTCGCCGAATGAAAAAGTTAGAAAATTTGGAACAAAAGACTATGCAACTGTAGAAAAAAATATGATTTCTTATCGAGTAGACCACTCCGGAAAAAGAGTGTATCAGTTTAAAGATTCGGATTTAGGAAAATGTAAGTTTGAAGAGTATAAGCAACAACTTTTTCAAGCCTATGTTCTGAATGGTTTCTATGGAATTATTGAAAAATCAAAATTCGTGAATGCTGCAGACTATCGCCAGTATCAGATCTATCCGCAATATCAGTATCTCTACATTATGGAAGGAGATGATGTTGCAGATCCGATGATTGTGGCTTCAAACAATGATAAATTCGGCGTGATTGATGTTAATAATAAAATTATCATTCCTTTCGAATATTCAAACATTAAAAGAAACTTCAGCTGGAAATTAGGGAAGATGTTTGAAGTGACAAAAGATGGCAAAAACTATTATTATGTAGACGCGAATAACAAAACATACTAG